From the genome of Arvicola amphibius chromosome 9, mArvAmp1.2, whole genome shotgun sequence:
ctgcatgtatatgtgcacatgtgcgtgcctGTGCAGAGGTGTATGCAGAGGTGAGAACACCACTTTGACATGTTGGCTCTCACCTGCTTTGCTAAGGCGAggctttgtttctgctgctgtactGCAGACTCTAGCTGGCCGTCCTGTGAGCTTCCAGGCTGCTTCCACCTCCTGCCTCGCTGTAGGAGTGCTGGATCACAGATGTTCTGTGCCACATCCATAGACTTTACATGGGCTCCAGGAGCGGAACTTGAGCTGTCAGACTTTCGTGACTAGATCCTTTTCCTACTGAGTCCTCCATGGCTCAAGATTTAGTATTCTTAACTAATTCCTAGGTAAATGTGACTGAAAAACAGGGTTGTTGTGGAGGGGAATGGACCGGGGAGGAAGTAGGCTGTTAGAGGGGCAGCAGCTCCTAGCTCACCTGGAGGGAGAGACTGCACTTGGTGGATTCCATCTCTGCTTTCCTTAATTGCAGTGGGAGCTGAAGGGAGCATTCAGCATACATGTGTCTAGTGTTGACTAACCTTCCCATCTCATAGGTCAAAGCAGTGCTAGCATGCTGTGTAAACTATGGAGTGCTGTAAGAACGTCAGGTGCTGGCAGCATAATTTTAGACTGAAAATCATTTGGGTGTATATTTCTCCATGAGAGCATTTTTCCTGGGTTTGAAGCACCAGCCTACATACCTATACATATTGAGAATCCTATGGTGGTCCTAGCCATCAGCTGGTGCTGGCAGTGCCTTGTGTCTGGGAGTGAGAGCAGGAGGCAAAAGTAGCATCCATTCTGTAACCAAGCAGGGCTGTGGGAGCTGTCTTTATTCTTCTCCTTTAGTAGCTGCATATGAGAGCTTGGtagctttttttatttaatttttttctttttttttaaaaaaagttatttttatttcatgtgctttcatgttttgcctgcatatataggTGTGAAGGTGTCGGATagcctaaaactggagttacaggcagttgtgagctgccacgtgggtgctgggaattgaacctgggtcctctggaagagcaaccagtgctcttaaccactgaaccatctctccagcctccttaattttttcttttaattagaaaagtaataaaaactgGAAATTAATGTCCTCTTCAGGCTATCCTTAAGAGATCTCTCTGTTGACAGTTTGGGGGGGACAGTCACTTTTACTGCCCTTAGGAAACCCCGCTGTTGGCAGTTTGGGGGGACAGTCACTTTTACTGCTCTTAGGAAACCCCGCTGTTGGCAGTTTGGGGGGACAATCACTTTTACTGCCCTTAGGAGACCATGCTGTTGGCTTTAACACATTTTTGTGGGACATTAACGATCCAAAGTGAAGATGTATGTAGATTTCTTCTGAATTCATATGTATGAAATGAATGCATATGTACTTTGAAATGCACATGCATGTCTTTACATAaccaaactttaaaatataatacaaaatacatCTATGTTGCAGAATCAATTTTTCTGTTCAATTGTAGAAGAACATGGGCTATCACATAACAGCAGGTCAAACGCTTTCACTGTTAGCCATTTTCCAGTCACTGGACGTTATTCTGTTTGGgtggttttgtcttttattattttgtttggctATTACAAGGAGGGTGATATTAGTCCGATAGCTGCTTTCCTGCTAATGTTTTTGCCCTGGTCCTGCAGTGCTGGAACTGACTGTCCTGCACTAACTGGGTTAACCTCGGTGATTATTGTTCTAGGATTACCACGTCATCCTGCTTCACGTGTCCAGTGAAGGACAGAGCTTCATTTATGATCTTGACACTATTTTGCCATTTCCCTGCCCTTTCAACATTTACGTAGAAGATGCCCTTAAGTCTGATGATGACATTCATCCACAGTTTAGGAGGTGAGGAAATTCAGTACAAAGCTACTAACTTTCTGAAGTAAGACTTGGTGATTACGCAGAAGTCATCTttgtcccttcctccttccttcctccctccttcctctttccctccccttttctcagtcttttcctctctcccactgtcttctcccctccttccctctcctctctcctttctctctgttctcctatTTCTGCATTATTGGTGTGCTTGCTCTACAAGAGTTTAAGAGTATCTTAAGGCTCTAAAGGCTTTATATAAAAGATGGTGTTACAAACACAAGTGTGATGAGGGCCAGCCAGGCCTGAGGACTGGACTTCCATCCCTTGGATccacgtggtggaaagagagaattgatGTCTATAGGTTATTTCTGACCACACACGCGTGTGcactcaaacacatgcacacatactcaaataaatatgtttaaaaagtgAGTGTGATgaccatagaccaggctggccttgaactcaaagatctgcctgcatctgccttctgagtgttgggattaaaggtgtgcgccacctccgcccTGCCAGACTTTTATCTTGATTGCTGGAGTGTGGCTAGAGCATGGCTGATGTTGTCaaactcaagaaaattaaaaggcaatgacaaaaaaaaatcctatcccTTTGGCCCCCTATGCAATTgagtaaacaaaaacaactggATAGATTTACTCTTATACTTTCATAGCTTTGGGTGTCAGTCATTCCCTTCGTCTGATTAAACAGGTAATTAgccatgtacatgtgtatgcattagTAACAGTGCAGAGACTCTTGAGCAGTTTTCTGCATGCCATAGAAAGAGTCCATTGTAGGAATGAGTTAGAACGCCAACCACAGTACCTCCCTGATATAAGTGTATACTGATTTATCTGCAGGAAATTTAGAGTGGTTCGTGCTGATTCCTACTTGAAGAACTTTGCTTCTGACCGGTCTCACATGAAAGATTCCAGTGGGAACTGGAGAGAGCCTCCTCCAGCGTACCCCTGCATTGAAACTGGAGGTGAGTCAAGGGTGTTCTTTCAGGGGCTTCTACCTGGTCGCTGCTCAGATCAGCGTTTCCCTTAGTTTTTGGATAAGCTCTCTGAGTGGTGAGGATTAGTGGATTCAGGAATTGAGGCACAGAGAACAGGACTGGAAGGCAAAAGCACTCTGGGAGAATAAGTGCTGGGGCACAGAGCCATGATGTAGCAAACTGCTTGGTTGTTGGCTATATCTGCTGGGATTCTGGCATCACATCTGTGTGTCACATAACAGCACTATCAGTAGCACATTGGCCATGGTGGGGTTTCATGGACTGTAAAAGCCATCCCCAGTACATCCTTCTGGTGTGGGAAGTGCCATTTTAGTAATCTTGTACTAAAACCTGCCTCAAGAGAGCTTTATCGcagctctttctttctgtgcttctgAGCAGCGGCCCAGTTGAGGAGGCCCTTTGACTGTTGCTCAGCGGCCATGTGCTTTTGAAACATTATCTATGACTGTAAGTCATTCACAGCATCCCAGTTATGGGTGAGATCATCCCGTCATATGGATAACACAGTCTACAGGAAAGCACCCACAGGCTGTGCAGGATTCTGCAGAAACAGCAGGGGCATCACTAGCTCtctgaggaagaaagcaaaagtacTTAGCATATTTGAAGGGGGTGGATGGACACTTAAAAAGGGGTCTGACTGAGTTTTGAGTCTCTCAGTGAGAGGCttctaatgaaagaaaaaagactccTAAGATAAGGTTTCTGAGTGTTtatccctggctgctctggaattaactctgtagaccagcctggcctcaacctcagagatctgcctgcctctgcctcccaagtgctgggattaaaggcatgtgccaccaccacctggctaagtttttttttaatgtatttattttcaaatttttaatgtgttatgggagttttgcttgcatgtgtgtcggTATACCATGTGTGTCTACTGCccagtcagaagagggcatcggatctcctggatctggagttacagatggctgtgaaccactgtgtgggaTGTTGGCttgctctggaagaacaaccgcggctcttagttgctgagccatttcctcactTCCTTGATGTTAACTATAACATGTAGCTATAGCATAGtcaccaaaagagaaagaagagaatgatgaaaacattatataaaaattatataaaaataacatttatttctgGTACAGAATCGAACTCGGGTAATACATTTAGTTggcatttcctttttgttttccctCGTCTGTGACaattctcattctttcctttttcttgtacAACCTTTGTATTTGTAAAGACTGCTGTCCCATCTGCTCAGTGGGGCATCCCCGAGGCTATGTGGTGCTTGTCTTGAAGAAAATGCTGTGTGTTTGAGGCGCGAACATTGCAGAAGTGATCTTGAACCCTTGCTCATTTAAATGGGTTCCTCATCTCTTCGGTTGCTGCTCACCTGGAATTTGTTTCAGCAGAcatttctttcctgttcttttctaGACTCCAAAATGAACCTGAATGACTTCATCAGCATGGATCCTGAAGTAGGATGGGGAGCTGTCTACACGCTGCCTGAGTTTGTACATCGGTTTAGCAGTAAAAACTGCTGAGCCTGATGCTAGAGTGTGGACTGGAGAGGTTCTAGGCTATGAGTAAGCCGTCTTTTCATGGTACATGTAGTTTGGaggtatattttttcttatttattttgagtggaAACATTAATGAACGCAAATATAAATgaatgttcccccccccccctttttttttttggcttgggaAGCTATCCTGGAGTTCTGTCTCCAACCCTAAGTTAGTCAGTTCCAAGCCTCAGACACAgataaacaagtaaaataaaagcttTCCTATTGATAGGCCACACACAGCATATAGTTGCTAAGATAGTCCCATGACTTATTTGTTTAGATGTGCGGTAACCTAGGCCAGCAATTGCTTTTCTTAAACTAGAAGTGTGGACTTGGAGCCAGCtcctgtttgctctctctgcttcctgtcctgcTAGACTCTAAACTCCTTGAGCATAGGGTTGTGGCCTGTGGCTCTGAGAACCTCTGTTGCCCATTAGAGGTTCCTGTGAAATGTTCCAGAGAGCTCTGCTGCTCGGAAAGGACGATATTGTGAGCTGAATCAGCTAGAAGTATTAGTCTTTTTGGACTACGATGTTTAAAAAAGTTGTAGATATTTTGACTGAGTGTTATTTGGCCCATTTATATGCATAGTTTAAATAAAACTGacttaaaattagttttgtttttgaagattttgtggctttttttttttctgaggtgaAGTTGAGCAGTGTTGGGACTGAATTCAGGGCCTTGTATATGTGGCAAGTACTGTACACCGAGGTACTCCTGTCactcttcttgtgtgtgtgtatgtgtgtgcgcgcgcgcatgcatgtgtcAAGCATCTTCAGTGACTGTCCTCCTTATTTTAGGGGGAGGGTCTCATTGATTGGGCTAAACTGACTGTCCTGTAAGCCCCGTAACTCCTCTTGTCTCTGTTCCCTCAGCATGGGGTTATAGGCACATGCCGCCCAGCTTGGCTTTATGTGTGAGCTGGGTTTGAACTCCGGTCCACATACTTATGGACTTAACCACTTTACTGACAGCCATCGTTCCCTGTCCTCTTTATGTCACTCTTGATCAGAAATACCCGAGAATGTCTTCATCATAGATGAAAACAATTGCTTTAAATACATTTAGCACACCTGCCTTCTTGAAGATACCTTAGGAATTTGACTTTagtcttataattttaaataaagattttgtATGAAAGATGCAAGGAATAGTTATAATGTCTCTCATTCATAGTTCTGctgtaaaattaaaaaccattcctttttgagacaatctATTGTGAAACATATGCTGGCCTGGTGGTATTCCCTGTGAAGtccgggctggtcttgaactcatgacatCTTCTGTTCCAGCATGCTGAGTGCTGTGATCTCAAGCATGCTCCACCCACCCAGCTTAATGAGCAGTTTCTTATAGTAAGTATATATAAACTTTTGCTTGTAGatcaattttctatttaataaaattttcatttggcAGGAGTCCTCTGCCTTGCTCTGCGACAGTGATTTACTCAGGGGTCTTGTTAGGGTAGGAAATGTCACTTCCCTGTTGGGTTCCTGTGTTTAGGAAGCCATTGAACTTTTATTTAAGAACAGggaaatgtcttttttttgtgtgtgtgtgggaatggGTACATATGGgtatatgtggagaccagaagtcaacTTTTGATGTCATTCTTCAGTaactgtccaccttattttttgagacattgtctctctctctctctctctctctgggactgACTGGCTAATTCTGCTAGCTTGACTGGACTGCAAACCTcaaggatcttcctgcctctgcctcccctggtTGGTATTACAAGTGGAGTCTTACCTTATCTgactcttaaaaatttttatctgggtggtagtggctcacgcctttaattccagtacttgggaggcagaggcagatggatctctgtgagttcaagaccagcctggtctacagagtgagctgcaGGACAGGCTCAGAAGctaaggagaaaagaaaccctgtctcagaaaacaaacaaacaaataaacaaaagatctAGAGATATGGCTATTATCAGGTTGATAACATGtcattcttgcagaggatctgagtttcaTTCTTAGTACCCAGagcaggcagcttacaactgtctgtaactccagagaaTGTTTATAActtcaggtttgtgtgtgtgcacgtgcacacacacacatacacacatacacacacacacacacacacacaaacataagtaatcataaaatatttttaaattcaagtaATTTTTATGGGGGTGTCCCAATTCAGCACCAGCACCTAGGAAATAAGTGATCAAACACTGGCAActcaattctgtttctttttgccaGACTTACGCCATCCTTTTCCAGACTGGTTCTTCATGCTTTAACTCCAAACTTTATTCTACCTTTTGGTGTGAAAAGCATGTTACAGATAACTTTTGCAGGTAGCAAAGAACACCAGGGAATTGGCTTAGTTACTTTTAGTCTTTCATTCTTGGTAAACATCTAATTCCAGCTCCTGGTTGGAAACATGGGTGTAAAGCCTGTCTTGTGTCTCATACTGAGACTCAGGGATACAatgttttctcccttccctttaagCTAAGTGTATAGCCCAGTGTTGGAGGGTGAACTGGAGACTGTGCCTTGGTCATCTGTAGCAGGTGTCTCATGTAGCATGACTTTTAACAATACCTGTTTTTATCAAGGGAGGAGAACAGCAACATTTCACTTCAAGTCAATAGATAGCCATTCCTGAGGTTTAGAACAATTTCTGGGAAGAACGTTGGAAGCAAAACGAAGGGCAGGATGTTAGCACAGCTATTGCTGTGCTGGCCCATGTCTCTCCTGTGgacatgtgatatatatatatatatatatatatataaaatcagtcaCCCCATCTAGACTCACAGGATATGGGGCTACATTCAAGCTCTCTGTGGCCAGATGATATCTTGTCCCTGTACACAGATTACAGGAAGAAAACATCCTACTTCAGCCGTAGCTCTCCATTACTGCTTGATACTTGCTGGTCCAGGAAGCCTCTTGTCTCCCTGGACTGCCTCACCCAATAGAGTTGTTTTGAGGCTCAAATGATATTGTataggaggggagagggagaagacagGGGAGAGAGAACTTGGATGCCAAATGTCTTCCTCCACTTATTGAATCTCTCTCCACTTATTGAAGCAGGATCTCTTGTTGAATCcagtgtggcgggggggggggggctcacttTTGCCTCCCTGCTGCTAGCATTACAGGTAGCTGCTAAGCttttaggtgggttctggggtcCAGACTCTTGGTTCTATGGTTTCTGTTGGCTGCGATGAAGCCtcatgatcaaaagcaatttggggagaaaagggtctATTTCACTTATTTGTCTTCCATATTACAGTTTATCACTGAAGGCAGTCAGGGCAGgggcctggaggcaggggctgttgcagaggccatggaagggtactGATTACTGGCTCACTCAGtcagccttccttttttttcaaataatttttttttaagatttgatgtaaattgaactcaggtcttctggaagagtagctggtgcttttaaccactgagccatccctttaGCCCTGGaactgctttcttacagaacccaggactaccagcctaCAAAGGGCtgctccctcccccatcaatcactaattaggaaaatgccctctaggtttgcctacagcctaatcttatggaggcaaATTTTCAATTGAGGATCCTTCCACAGAtactctagcttctgtcaagttgacctaaaactagTCAGtaaatcctcatgcttgtatgggtCCAgggagccatctccagcccagaTAAAACACTTTTAATTGCCAGTAGCCTCATAGGTGCTGGTTACCTGTAAACTGTGATGTACATGAACTCATTTAATCCTCAAATTACAACATAAGACACTATCATTTTCTCCCTGTTAGAGATTGGAAAACAGTAACGTAAAATAACATACCCAAAGCTACACAAGTGGTGACTGACaaaacccatatatatatatacatatatatatatatgtgtatatatatatgtatatatatatatatagagagagagagagagagagagagagagaaagagagagagagagatagagtatgggtgttttacctacaAGCGTgcctgtgtaccatatgcatgctgtgcctgcagagatgagaagagggcctcaaatcccctgggactggagttccagCCATCAGGTAgggtctgggaatcaaacctctGCAAGGCCAGTgagtactcttaacttctgagctgtctctccagtccctcagttCTACTTCATTCTGTAATCAACTTCACCATGGCTTCAGCtacttggtggcacatgccatgtAACTCAGCAATTAGGAGATGGAGTTAGGGGCATCAAGAGTTCAGTGTCCTTcctgtctacacagcaagcttgACAATGGTCTATAAGACTCTTTAAAACCCCCAAAGATGTCTTTAGTGGGGGCTTGAATTCAAgtctccagcatccatgtgaaaGATAGGTGTGATGGACCATATCTTCAACCCTAGCATTGGGggtgcagagacaggtggatcctagGGGCTGCCTAGCCTGGCTGAAACtgctagctccaggttcaatcagaaactgtctcaaaaaataaactggTACGCTATCAAAGGAGATAATGTTGagctctggcttctacatgtgcTGCCACCTACTGGtgcacaccctacacacacacacacacacacacacacacacacacacacacacacacacacacacacaccagcaacacCCTCTCCAAAGCAAAATTAAACCACTCCTCTTATGTATGCATTTACCcacttaaacttttttaaaaatgaatacaaattttGTCCTCccgtttttgagactgggtctcactgtgtacccctGAATGTCaaggaacttgctttgcagactcAAGCCCTGTGCTCGACCAGAACATAAGCATTTTAACAAGTGTAGCTTCAGCTACTTTCTGCAGTTCAAATTTCACTAATCAAAAGTAGGAGAAGCCACATCACACTTGTTCTgttttcctgactttttttttttggttgtagtTTCTTAAGAGGCTTTCctgtggcccaggttggcctcagctCACCATATAACCCTGAGAATATAGTCTTGCACTACCATCCTGCTATTATGCAATGCTAGGGATCTGCTCAGGACTCTATGCTCACACTCTATCCCGTCAGTCCTTTGCTAGCTTGCACCCTGGTTCTGACCGTTCTGACGTGGCCGCATGGTAAGACCTTTGGACAGCTAAGGCACTGACTGTGTACTACTGAAGTGTGTGTTCCTATCAGCACAGAAAGGCTCAGAAGGCCCTGAGCTCATACATAGAGAGGGAACCTGGATAGCAGATAAGCCAGATAGGACAATCAGACTCTCCCCTACTGTTAATGCCACACCATGCTTCAgggttgttactgtttttgtccataaataaaactttattgagcACTGATAATAGGAGGTCACTGTCGCATTCCTTACAAAGCTAAACATCACATTGTCTTGGCAAAGTAACTGGCCTTTAGGCTGGCTGTGAGAAAAATACAGATTCAGGAACTCATGTAGCTTGTCATTTATTTCGTTTCTCGTGGACAAACAACCCGTGAATCTGACCTTTCCTCCTGCGGGCTGGCACAATGCTGTTGAGTAACCTACATGGAAAGCCCCCTGCACGTTACTGAAAACTGGTAACTGTGTAGCAATAGGGACAttttacatgcataaaataagaaattggaCTCTGAACTAGCCATTTATTgagttttttccccctttttccaaGGATGGATGTTGCAGATCTCTAGCCAAAGGCATGGTGATCTTTTTTGCAAGCGCAGCTACCAAAGATCTCTCATCATCAAATTTTTTGAGTTTAATGTAAATACTACAGTTCTGATGCTGGATGTGCAGGGGCTTCTTACGTGTCAGACAGTGACTTAACTGGGTGTGTGAGAATTCAGTTTTGACAGCACCTGTTGTTTGAGTCAGAGCCCATGGGTTAAGGTCTCACCTGTAACCTACATACTACTTCAAATGCCAATCACAAGTAGTAGGTTGTTATATACCCTTCGCCCTTCTGACCTGCCTGCTATAAGTTGAGGTTCCTATGACTTCCTCTCGAATCTGATAAATTTGCTAGGGTGGTTCATGGAATTTAGGGATGCATTGAACATTGGCCAGGGCTGATAAAGCTTGGAACTGAGTGGCCGGTGGAGAGGTAGGCACGGTGAGATGAAAATGGATGGCCCAGGGGAAGCCCTACAGGGCGGGATTGGGAATGGTCGTATAGGAAGTTTTACCTCTGGGCATTCTAGTCATGTGGTGCTCACCTCAGGGGTCTGAATCTGCTTGGGTTTACAAAAGAATCGCCATTTCATGAACATAAAATGTCCAAGGTGTTAGGAGATTGCCACGGTTTTCAGTCATGCTCAGTAGTTCTTGGACTGTGCCAACCTCCCAGTGCACACACGTCCATTAGTCCAGGGGCTCTGTGAACCCAACAGTGCAGGAATTttcatttttggatttttgagagaGAGCTTCTCTGTCATGCCTCTGGCTCtactggaactcgctttgtaggctggctttaaactcacgtagatccacctgcctctgcctcccaagggctgggattaaaggtgtgcgtcaccaccacctggctgggattttttttttttttaatgaaggctTTGTTATGAGATACAGATTTTCTCCATTTTCAGTCGTCTTTCTTTGGAGGATGTGGGGAGGGGCTGAAAACACCAGTGGCCTGGACTTGTAGCAATGAGGTCCCATCCAGGAGTTCATAAGAGCCTCTGCTGTATAATCAGAGCGTGGTGGTGgctcctgcctctactcccaggactcaggaggctgaggcagcaagaACTCAGTGTCAGACCGGGCTACAGAGAGACCCGTCCTCAAAGAGCAAAGCAGAGTTTGCCTTAGAACAAAAGATATTCCAGCAGATCCCGGGAAATACACGAGATATCAGGGTGAGAGATGAAATGGGAGATTGAAAGATTGTTCTAGTACCTCTGTCTACAGGGCCTTTAGGAGCTCTATGTCAGTAACCTGTACCCAGACCAGAGATTAGAAcagtgttttttcttcttctttagtaTTTCTATTGCTTAGAAACAGGCTCTATGGTAAGAACTGAAGATAGGCACTAGTGTTTATAGTTCTTACCATTTCATGGCAGATGTTGTGATTTCTCTAGTACAACTTGAAAAGAGCACCTTGGAATCCGTAATGATAGCTAATGCTTGGCAAGTACTCACTTGGCCCCAGGTACCACCAAAGGCTTGTATATGAACAGTTAATCTCTATATTAACTTT
Proteins encoded in this window:
- the Ntaq1 gene encoding protein N-terminal glutamine amidohydrolase isoform X1, encoding MEGDGPAATAPQYQSACPTRDACVYSSCYCEENIWKLCEYIKTHDQYPLEECSAVFISNERKMVPIWKQQARPGNGPVIWDYHVILLHVSSEGQSFIYDLDTILPFPCPFNIYVEDALKSDDDIHPQFRRKFRVVRADSYLKNFASDRSHMKDSSGNWREPPPAYPCIETGDSKMNLNDFISMDPEVGWGAVYTLPEFVHRFSSKNC
- the Ntaq1 gene encoding protein N-terminal glutamine amidohydrolase isoform X3, with product MNSVELHSHPKSEENIWKLCEYIKTHDQYPLEECSAVFISNERKMVPIWKQQARPGNGPVIWDYHVILLHVSSEGQSFIYDLDTILPFPCPFNIYVEDALKSDDDIHPQFRRKFRVVRADSYLKNFASDRSHMKDSSGNWREPPPAYPCIETGDSKMNLNDFISMDPEVGWGAVYTLPEFVHRFSSKNC
- the Ntaq1 gene encoding protein N-terminal glutamine amidohydrolase isoform X2 yields the protein MSRASETHFEQSEENIWKLCEYIKTHDQYPLEECSAVFISNERKMVPIWKQQARPGNGPVIWDYHVILLHVSSEGQSFIYDLDTILPFPCPFNIYVEDALKSDDDIHPQFRRKFRVVRADSYLKNFASDRSHMKDSSGNWREPPPAYPCIETGDSKMNLNDFISMDPEVGWGAVYTLPEFVHRFSSKNC
- the Ntaq1 gene encoding protein N-terminal glutamine amidohydrolase isoform X4, with protein sequence MVPIWKQQARPGNGPVIWDYHVILLHVSSEGQSFIYDLDTILPFPCPFNIYVEDALKSDDDIHPQFRRKFRVVRADSYLKNFASDRSHMKDSSGNWREPPPAYPCIETGDSKMNLNDFISMDPEVGWGAVYTLPEFVHRFSSKNC